Proteins from a single region of Maridesulfovibrio bastinii DSM 16055:
- a CDS encoding nitroreductase family protein produces the protein MDFSEVLEKRRAVNFFDPEKEVSEEELKAIVEDAAKAPSSFNLQPWNLVVLRDHEEKARLRKLAWDQPKITDAPVVLMVLADRKGWQAGNEGLEKLFKNNVKSGIMTEDKYQWFTETTGGLYGTTEDRIQAFACKNAALFAMSLMYSASNRGLQTHPMDGFDLDGVTKEFNIPDQYWLTMLIAVGHLKQGIEIFPKAWRKSYEDIVKKF, from the coding sequence AAAGAAGTCAGCGAGGAAGAACTCAAAGCCATTGTAGAAGATGCTGCAAAAGCACCTTCAAGCTTCAATCTCCAGCCGTGGAATCTTGTTGTTTTGAGAGATCACGAAGAAAAAGCACGTCTCAGAAAACTGGCCTGGGATCAGCCCAAAATTACTGATGCCCCAGTTGTATTAATGGTTCTTGCTGACCGTAAAGGATGGCAGGCTGGCAACGAAGGACTTGAAAAACTGTTCAAAAACAACGTCAAGTCCGGAATTATGACCGAAGATAAATACCAGTGGTTTACTGAAACAACTGGAGGACTTTACGGGACTACCGAAGACAGGATTCAGGCCTTCGCATGCAAAAATGCGGCACTCTTTGCAATGTCACTTATGTACAGCGCATCCAACAGAGGCCTCCAGACTCATCCAATGGATGGATTTGACCTTGATGGCGTAACAAAAGAATTCAATATTCCCGATCAGTACTGGCTCACAATGTTGATTGCAGTCGGACACCTGAAACAGGGTATTGAAATCTTCCCGAAAGCATGGCGGAAAAGCTACGAAGATATCGTTAAAAAATTCTAA